The proteins below come from a single Candidatus Omnitrophota bacterium genomic window:
- the proB gene encoding glutamate 5-kinase, with protein sequence MKQSEKKYKRIVVKIGSSLLYSANKVWDDSFVYDIAHRQIASLVKEGNEVIVVSSGAIAFGMRTLGLKERPRKLEDLQATAAIGQNKLMDGYRGFFGKGYFSAQILLTNEDFANRKRYLNARNTLQALLKKQKHCLQHIVPIINENDTISTDEIKFGDNDRLSALVSSLISADLLIILSDVDGLLDKDKKVIPVVDEINSQIKALACPTDKKICVGGMITKIEAAKICMDSGIPCVIANGRTKDIILSVIKEPEKYGTLFSPKKGLAARERWIAFGTKAKGSITVDDGAKKALMNKKSLLAVGILATHGVFESADIVSVADKENCEFARGKVNLSSRHLDKVKGTRHDREVIHRDNIVILQEK encoded by the coding sequence TTGAAGCAATCGGAAAAAAAATATAAGAGGATTGTCGTAAAAATAGGCTCAAGCCTTTTATATTCGGCGAATAAAGTCTGGGATGATTCTTTCGTTTATGATATCGCTCACCGTCAAATTGCCAGTTTAGTTAAAGAAGGCAACGAAGTAATAGTTGTTTCTTCTGGGGCAATTGCTTTTGGCATGCGTACGCTTGGCTTAAAAGAACGCCCCAGGAAGTTGGAGGATTTACAGGCAACGGCAGCCATTGGTCAAAATAAATTGATGGATGGTTATCGGGGTTTCTTCGGGAAGGGTTATTTTAGCGCTCAGATCCTTTTAACCAATGAAGATTTTGCAAATAGAAAACGTTACTTAAATGCCCGAAATACGTTGCAGGCATTATTAAAAAAACAAAAGCATTGCCTTCAGCACATCGTTCCTATAATTAATGAAAACGATACAATATCTACTGATGAGATTAAATTTGGAGATAATGATAGGCTTTCTGCTTTAGTTTCCAGTTTGATTTCCGCTGACCTTTTAATTATTCTTTCTGATGTAGACGGGCTTTTAGATAAGGATAAGAAAGTCATTCCTGTTGTAGATGAGATTAATTCTCAAATAAAGGCACTTGCCTGTCCGACAGATAAGAAGATTTGCGTCGGTGGGATGATTACAAAGATTGAGGCGGCAAAGATATGCATGGATTCTGGGATACCTTGCGTTATAGCCAACGGGCGCACGAAGGATATAATTTTATCGGTAATCAAGGAACCAGAAAAGTATGGAACACTGTTTTCTCCTAAAAAGGGCTTAGCGGCAAGAGAACGCTGGATCGCCTTTGGCACAAAAGCCAAAGGGAGTATTACTGTTGACGACGGGGCGAAAAAGGCGCTTATGAATAAAAAGAGCCTGCTTGCCGTAGGGATTCTTGCTACCCATGGTGTCTTTGAGTCAGCGGACATTGTCAGCGTGGCAGATAAAGAAAATTGCGAATTTGCCAGGGGTAAAGTTAATCTTTCCAGCAGGCATTTAGATAAGGTTAAAGGCACTCGTCACGACAGAGAAGTAATCCACCGCGATAATATAGTGATACTGCAGGAGAAATAG
- the obgE gene encoding GTPase ObgE, which translates to MFIDSAKIYVKAGHGGGGCSSLYRDKYTRRGIPNGGNGGRGADIVVRADRNLRTLLDFRYNRHFFGPAGGNGSSKNKKGKDAHPVLIRVPCGTAIKDAKTGCILRDLGKDQEEIIIAHAGRGGLGNQHRQIATDGEPGEEKELILDLKLIADVGVVGFPNVGKSTLISGISHAHPKIAPYPFTTKAPVLGAVNYAGGSFVIADIPGLIEGSSRGRGLGDEFLRHVERTRILIHLIDMSGYEGRNPLEDYKVINRELKNYSKEVYKKPQIIAANKMDLEGATVNLEKFRKAIKKKKVYPISALKKEGLEELIEAIGKKI; encoded by the coding sequence ATGTTCATTGACAGCGCAAAAATTTATGTAAAGGCCGGCCACGGCGGAGGAGGCTGTAGCAGTTTATATCGCGATAAATATACCCGTAGGGGTATCCCCAATGGCGGTAATGGGGGCAGGGGCGCGGATATCGTCGTAAGGGCAGACAGGAATCTACGCACCCTTTTAGATTTTCGCTACAATAGGCATTTCTTTGGCCCTGCCGGAGGAAACGGGTCCAGTAAAAACAAAAAAGGTAAAGACGCCCACCCGGTTCTTATCCGGGTCCCTTGCGGCACGGCTATCAAGGATGCCAAAACAGGCTGTATCCTGCGCGACTTAGGTAAAGACCAGGAAGAAATTATTATAGCGCACGCAGGCAGGGGAGGTTTAGGTAACCAGCATCGTCAGATTGCTACAGACGGCGAGCCAGGGGAAGAAAAAGAATTAATCCTGGATTTAAAGCTTATTGCCGATGTGGGAGTGGTGGGTTTTCCTAATGTAGGGAAATCCACTTTGATTAGCGGTATTTCCCATGCCCATCCTAAAATTGCCCCTTATCCCTTTACCACCAAGGCCCCGGTATTAGGGGCGGTAAATTATGCAGGCGGCTCTTTTGTTATCGCTGACATCCCGGGGCTGATTGAGGGTTCATCCAGGGGCAGGGGTTTGGGCGATGAGTTTCTCAGGCATGTTGAGCGCACGAGGATCCTTATCCATCTTATAGATATGTCCGGATATGAAGGCCGCAACCCCCTAGAAGATTATAAAGTCATAAACAGGGAACTAAAAAATTACAGCAAAGAAGTTTACAAAAAACCTCAGATTATCGCAGCCAACAAAATGGATTTAGAAGGGGCAACCGTTAATCTGGAGAAATTTAGAAAGGCAATAAAAAAGAAGAAGGTTTATCCCATATCGGCATTAAAAAAAGAAGGCCTGGAGGAATTAATTGAAGCAATCGGAAAAAAAATATAA
- the rplU gene encoding 50S ribosomal protein L21: MYAIVEVGAKQYSVKKGDIIEVEKQSGKDGSEITLNRVLFVSKDKKAEIGQPYLKGAKVEATVLGQIKGEKVVSFKYRRRKSSHWKKGHRQQLTRLKIKEISIG, translated from the coding sequence ATGTATGCAATAGTTGAAGTTGGGGCAAAACAGTATAGTGTAAAAAAAGGCGATATTATTGAGGTAGAAAAGCAGTCCGGTAAAGATGGAAGCGAGATTACCCTGAATAGAGTACTCTTTGTTTCCAAAGATAAAAAGGCCGAAATAGGCCAGCCTTACCTGAAAGGCGCAAAAGTAGAGGCAACGGTCTTAGGACAAATAAAGGGCGAGAAAGTCGTTTCCTTTAAATACCGCCGCCGTAAGTCCTCCCACTGGAAAAAGGGGCACCGTCAGCAGCTGACCCGCCTGAAGATAAAAGAGATATCTATTGGTTAA
- a CDS encoding ribonuclease E/G has translation MPKEILINIEPQEKRVAIVNDGRLEEFYIERPQDKTIVGNIYKGKIEAALANIGAAFVDIGLPKKGFLYLTEIESAFEFVETPQENIPREVKKGQEVLVQVVKESFGTKGPRLSTHIGLPGRYLVLMPQDHQVGISRKIEDDVERMRLKTIFHELKLPTDMGFIVRTAAQGKSKKELLRDANFLIKLWKRIEKIIRAKKAPSLVYEEYDLTLRAIRDSFTEDVTKLIVDSKEEYRRIHRFISTFLRYLSNRVELYRGDSLFEDKDIERQVSRIFENKIYLKSKAYIIIEPTEGLVVIDVNSGGFRKKTEQEETAFKVNCEAAIEVAHQLRLRDLGGIIVIDFIDMLKESHRREVLNVLKKELSNDKAKYDIEGISKFGLIEMTRERIHRTVQMLSYQACHYCQGKGRIKSPVTMSIYALKELRRFLKGKSIKEAKIILNPAVADEVLRDKEHLRFIERKFRVKVNTVADPSLNIEDIRIS, from the coding sequence ATGCCTAAAGAGATATTGATTAATATTGAACCGCAGGAAAAGCGGGTAGCCATAGTTAATGACGGCCGCCTGGAAGAATTTTATATCGAACGGCCGCAGGATAAGACTATAGTCGGTAATATCTATAAGGGTAAAATCGAAGCAGCCCTTGCCAATATCGGCGCCGCCTTTGTCGATATAGGCTTACCCAAGAAAGGTTTCTTATACTTAACCGAGATAGAATCTGCTTTTGAATTCGTGGAAACGCCACAAGAGAATATCCCCCGTGAAGTCAAGAAGGGCCAGGAAGTCCTGGTGCAGGTAGTGAAAGAATCATTCGGCACAAAAGGCCCGCGCCTTTCTACCCATATCGGCCTTCCGGGAAGGTACCTGGTGCTTATGCCCCAAGACCATCAGGTAGGGATATCGCGTAAGATAGAGGATGATGTTGAGAGGATGCGCCTTAAAACAATATTCCATGAATTAAAACTGCCTACGGATATGGGTTTTATTGTGCGCACAGCTGCGCAGGGTAAATCTAAGAAAGAATTGCTCAGGGATGCTAATTTTCTGATTAAGTTATGGAAGAGGATTGAGAAAATAATCCGCGCGAAGAAAGCGCCTTCCCTTGTCTATGAGGAGTACGATTTGACCCTGCGGGCGATACGCGATTCTTTTACCGAAGACGTTACTAAATTAATTGTAGATTCCAAAGAAGAATACCGCCGGATACACCGTTTTATCAGCACGTTCTTAAGATACCTCTCTAACAGGGTAGAATTATACCGGGGAGATAGCCTCTTTGAAGATAAGGATATTGAAAGACAGGTAAGCAGGATTTTTGAGAATAAGATCTATTTAAAATCAAAGGCATATATTATAATCGAGCCTACCGAGGGCCTGGTGGTTATCGATGTAAATAGCGGAGGTTTCAGGAAGAAAACCGAACAGGAAGAGACGGCGTTTAAGGTAAACTGCGAAGCAGCCATTGAGGTTGCCCACCAATTAAGATTGCGCGACCTCGGAGGGATAATCGTCATAGATTTTATTGATATGTTAAAGGAATCTCACCGCCGGGAAGTCTTAAACGTGCTCAAAAAAGAATTAAGTAATGATAAGGCAAAATACGATATTGAGGGTATTTCCAAATTCGGGCTGATAGAGATGACCCGTGAACGCATACACAGGACTGTCCAGATGCTTTCTTATCAGGCCTGCCATTACTGCCAGGGAAAGGGCAGGATTAAATCCCCAGTGACCATGTCCATTTACGCGCTTAAAGAGCTAAGGAGATTCCTCAAAGGTAAGTCTATAAAAGAGGCTAAGATTATATTGAATCCTGCCGTGGCTGATGAGGTTCTAAGAGATAAAGAGCACCTGCGTTTTATTGAGCGTAAATTCAGGGTGAAAGTTAATACCGTAGCTGACCCCAGCCTCAATATAGAGGATATAAGAATATCTTAA
- a CDS encoding TIGR03936 family radical SAM-associated protein yields the protein MKNRIIPKANIVFSKKGPMKYISHLDLMRLFMRALRRAELPIKITEGFSPHPKISIKRALKLGIESDCEEATFTLREPVDPRDFQERLQKQLPEGIFIKETREYA from the coding sequence ATGAAAAATAGGATTATACCTAAGGCGAATATCGTATTCAGCAAAAAAGGCCCGATGAAATACATATCGCATCTGGACCTGATGCGTTTATTTATGCGGGCATTACGCCGGGCAGAACTGCCGATTAAAATTACCGAAGGCTTCAGCCCGCATCCTAAAATCAGCATTAAACGCGCTTTGAAATTAGGGATAGAAAGCGATTGCGAAGAAGCGACCTTTACTTTAAGGGAGCCAGTTGACCCCCGGGATTTTCAGGAAAGGCTGCAAAAACAGTTACCAGAAGGAATTTTTATAAAAGAAACCAGAGAATATGCCTAA
- a CDS encoding type II secretion system protein, giving the protein MKRGFTLVEIMIVVAIIALLAAIAIPNLLRQRITANESAAQATLRTISTAFETYSASHDGLYPTDIAAQLVNVTPPYINENYFTKCTATSPCQGYAYSVGTPLAAGYTITARPVSCTTSGTKSFTVSTGGVLSTDATCTAAGG; this is encoded by the coding sequence ATGAAAAGAGGGTTTACGTTAGTCGAAATCATGATTGTTGTCGCGATTATTGCCTTATTGGCGGCCATAGCCATACCTAATTTGTTAAGGCAGAGAATTACCGCTAATGAATCAGCGGCCCAGGCGACCTTAAGGACTATTTCTACGGCCTTTGAGACATATTCCGCATCTCATGACGGTTTATACCCTACGGATATTGCCGCGCAGCTGGTAAATGTCACCCCGCCGTATATAAATGAAAATTACTTTACAAAATGTACCGCTACCTCGCCTTGCCAGGGCTATGCATATAGCGTGGGTACTCCTTTGGCTGCCGGTTATACTATAACCGCAAGGCCTGTTAGTTGTACTACCTCCGGGACCAAGAGTTTTACCGTAAGTACGGGCGGAGTGCTTTCTACGGACGCTACATGTACCGCAGCCGGCGGTTAG
- a CDS encoding SDR family oxidoreductase, producing MHKKTVVITGGAGFIGSHLCDKLIKEDYKVICLDNLITGKTENIRHLTKDRNFRFIRYNVTGYIDIAGKVDYVLHLASLASPVDYLKFPIQTLKVGSLGTHNALGLAKRKRAVFLLASTSEVYGDPLMHPQPEKYWGNVNPVGVRGCYDESKRFAEALTMAYHRIHNIDTRIARIFNTYGPRMRINDGRVVPNFIYQAINNKPITIYGSGRQSRSFCYISDLIEGIYKLMLSRINEPVNLGNPHEFSILEFAKLVLKMIKTKSKVVFRPLPEDDPKQRQPDISRAKQALKWQPRIELREGLKSTIDWFSG from the coding sequence ATGCATAAAAAGACCGTAGTGATTACGGGTGGTGCAGGTTTTATCGGTTCGCATTTATGCGACAAGCTCATTAAAGAAGATTATAAAGTTATCTGTTTGGACAACCTTATTACGGGCAAGACAGAAAATATAAGGCATCTTACGAAAGATAGGAATTTCAGGTTTATAAGATACAACGTTACCGGATACATTGATATTGCAGGAAAAGTAGATTATGTCTTGCATTTGGCTTCTCTTGCCTCGCCGGTAGATTATCTGAAATTCCCTATCCAGACCCTGAAGGTAGGGTCCCTGGGTACGCATAATGCGCTGGGGTTAGCTAAAAGGAAACGCGCCGTATTCTTATTAGCTTCTACTTCGGAGGTCTACGGCGATCCGTTAATGCATCCGCAGCCGGAAAAATATTGGGGTAATGTCAATCCGGTAGGGGTGAGGGGTTGTTATGATGAATCCAAACGTTTTGCCGAGGCCCTCACTATGGCATACCATAGGATACATAACATAGATACAAGGATCGCCAGGATTTTCAATACCTACGGCCCGCGCATGCGCATAAATGACGGCCGGGTGGTGCCTAATTTTATCTATCAGGCAATAAATAATAAGCCCATTACCATATATGGCAGCGGAAGGCAGAGCCGTTCATTTTGCTATATCAGCGATTTAATAGAAGGTATATACAAGCTTATGTTGTCCCGTATAAATGAGCCGGTAAATTTAGGCAACCCTCATGAATTCAGTATCTTAGAATTTGCAAAGCTGGTCTTAAAAATGATCAAAACTAAAAGTAAGGTTGTTTTTAGGCCTTTACCGGAAGATGACCCCAAGCAGAGGCAGCCGGATATCTCGCGGGCAAAACAGGCCCTTAAATGGCAGCCCCGGATAGAGCTTAGGGAAGGCCTTAAAAGCACGATAGATTGGTTTTCAGGATAA
- a CDS encoding NAD-dependent epimerase/dehydratase family protein encodes MSKFLVTGGAGFIGSHLVEALVQKKHFIRVLDNFSSGKKKNIEGVMAKIELVRGDIRSKDTCLKAAKGMDFILHQAALRSVPKSMNNPKEYNEVNINGTLNILEAALKNKVKSFVFASSSSVYGDVKDFPQKEGFSPAPISPYALTKLAGEHYCRIFSRYYGLPTVSLRYFNVFGPRQGLDDEYAVVIPKFIHCILNGKPAPVYGTGRQSRDFTYVANVVEANILASQKQKFRGEVFNVAFGRDYTVLELLKSLNKIMRKDIKPVFLTPRPGDVFKTKADITKIQKLLSYRPRIDFLRGLELTAEYFRNA; translated from the coding sequence ATGAGTAAATTCTTAGTAACCGGCGGCGCGGGTTTTATCGGTTCTCACCTTGTCGAGGCCCTCGTACAAAAAAAACATTTTATACGGGTATTGGATAATTTCTCCAGCGGCAAGAAAAAAAATATCGAAGGGGTAATGGCTAAGATAGAGTTGGTGAGGGGCGATATCCGTTCGAAGGATACGTGTTTAAAAGCAGCTAAAGGCATGGATTTTATCCTGCATCAGGCAGCCTTAAGGAGCGTGCCTAAGTCCATGAACAATCCTAAAGAGTACAATGAAGTAAATATAAACGGCACTTTGAATATACTGGAGGCGGCATTAAAAAATAAAGTTAAGTCTTTTGTCTTTGCTTCTTCAAGTTCAGTCTATGGCGATGTAAAAGATTTCCCACAGAAAGAGGGGTTTTCGCCTGCGCCTATTTCGCCCTATGCCCTGACTAAATTAGCCGGGGAGCATTATTGCCGGATATTCAGCCGGTATTATGGCTTGCCGACGGTATCTCTACGTTATTTTAATGTCTTTGGCCCCCGCCAGGGCCTGGATGATGAATATGCGGTAGTCATACCTAAGTTTATTCATTGTATATTAAATGGCAAGCCCGCGCCCGTATACGGGACAGGCAGGCAGTCCCGGGATTTCACTTATGTGGCCAATGTAGTAGAAGCGAATATCCTGGCAAGCCAGAAACAAAAATTCAGGGGAGAGGTTTTTAATGTAGCCTTTGGCAGGGATTACACTGTTTTAGAGCTGCTGAAGTCCTTGAATAAAATCATGCGCAAAGATATAAAACCTGTTTTCCTCACGCCGCGGCCGGGAGATGTATTTAAGACAAAGGCGGATATTACTAAGATACAAAAACTTTTATCTTACAGGCCCAGGATAGATTTTCTTCGCGGCCTGGAATTAACAGCGGAGTATTTTAGAAATGCATAA
- a CDS encoding nucleotide sugar dehydrogenase: MGNSIQGFKERINKKKARICVVGLGYVGLPLALEFAKKGFYVLGIDIDKDRLAHISKKESYISDIPTAELRKIIASGKFRASANFQALKGADAVIICVPTPLKRKYHPDISYIKQAVNSIAKNIKKGSLIILESTTYPGTTEDVILPLLESKGLKCGEDFYLAFSPERIDPGNAKYPVNKIPKVVGGITKEATDLTVALYKNIIHKVVPVSSSRVAEAVKLLENTFRLINIGLIDELAMMAHKMGIDIWEVIEAAKTKPFGFMPFYPGPGVGGHCIPKDPLYLYWKAGLQGFKPRFIKLASDIITYMPKYVVERLRQILGKQGIALSKAKVLLIGVTYKKDIKDLRKSPSLDIIEILEKENACVCYHDPLIPYLKFNHTDLKSVDLTVLNLKKFDCVVIATEHSAIDYQSLLKNSRIIFDTRNVYEGIKSNKVIKL, encoded by the coding sequence ATGGGAAATTCTATACAGGGGTTTAAAGAAAGAATCAATAAAAAGAAAGCCAGGATTTGCGTTGTGGGCTTAGGTTATGTAGGTTTGCCTCTGGCTTTGGAGTTTGCTAAAAAGGGCTTTTATGTTTTAGGCATAGATATAGATAAAGATAGGTTGGCGCATATCAGTAAGAAGGAGTCCTATATCAGCGATATCCCCACAGCGGAATTAAGGAAAATTATAGCCTCCGGAAAATTCAGGGCTAGCGCTAATTTCCAGGCCTTAAAAGGAGCGGATGCAGTGATTATATGTGTGCCCACGCCCTTGAAGAGAAAATACCATCCTGATATCTCCTATATTAAGCAGGCGGTGAATTCCATAGCGAAAAATATAAAAAAAGGGAGCCTGATTATTTTGGAGAGCACTACTTATCCCGGCACAACCGAAGATGTGATCCTGCCGCTTCTGGAATCAAAAGGCTTAAAATGCGGCGAGGATTTTTATCTGGCATTCTCTCCGGAACGCATAGACCCCGGCAATGCCAAATACCCGGTCAATAAAATTCCTAAGGTCGTCGGGGGAATAACAAAAGAAGCTACAGATTTAACCGTGGCGCTTTACAAGAATATAATTCATAAAGTCGTCCCGGTTTCTTCCAGCAGGGTTGCGGAGGCGGTAAAATTACTGGAGAATACTTTTCGCCTGATTAATATCGGGCTTATAGATGAGTTGGCGATGATGGCGCATAAGATGGGTATCGATATCTGGGAGGTTATTGAAGCAGCTAAGACCAAGCCGTTCGGTTTTATGCCTTTTTATCCGGGGCCGGGCGTGGGCGGCCACTGCATACCAAAGGACCCTTTATACTTATATTGGAAGGCCGGGCTACAAGGCTTTAAGCCGCGTTTTATTAAACTTGCTTCGGATATTATTACTTATATGCCCAAATATGTAGTAGAAAGGCTGCGGCAGATTTTAGGTAAACAAGGTATTGCGTTGAGTAAGGCTAAAGTCCTGCTTATCGGCGTTACTTATAAAAAAGACATCAAAGACCTAAGGAAATCCCCTTCTTTAGACATCATCGAAATTTTAGAGAAAGAAAATGCCTGCGTATGCTATCATGACCCGCTTATCCCTTATTTAAAATTTAACCATACCGACCTTAAGTCCGTAGATTTAACCGTACTTAACTTGAAGAAGTTTGACTGCGTAGTTATTGCTACCGAACATTCAGCGATAGACTATCAGTCCTTGTTGAAGAATTCCCGTATTATATTCGATACGCGTAATGTCTATGAAGGCATCAAAAGCAATAAGGTGATTAAACTATGA
- a CDS encoding UDP-glucose/GDP-mannose dehydrogenase family protein, producing MNIAIIGTGYVGLVTGACFAELGNKVICADNDRKKIANLKKGSIPIYEPGLEELVKINVKKKRLFFTTSIKEALSKSEVIFIAVGTPSLDNGEADLTGVENVARNIALNLSGYRLIVEKSTVPVETGKWVKQTISAYVKRKVKFDIASNPEFLREGQAINDFMHPDRIVIGVESKKARDILAALYKPLNVPLVVTDIKSAELIKHASNSFLATKISFINAVSQVCDKVGADVAEVAQGMGLDKRIGPGFLNAGIGYGGSCFPKDVDAFVNISEKLGCSFDLLKAVRVINQQQKELFLNKVKDALWIIKDKTIGILGLSFKPNTDDIRSAPAIDIIKTLQSEGARVKVYDPCATQKAKEVLKAVTFCKDSYEVCRGSDCLLVLTEWDEFKELDFVKVKKLLKRPFIIDGRNIYDPQGLTKLGFNYIGIGRAGASKK from the coding sequence ATGAATATTGCTATTATTGGTACAGGTTATGTAGGATTAGTTACGGGTGCCTGCTTTGCTGAGTTGGGAAACAAGGTTATCTGCGCGGACAATGACCGTAAAAAGATTGCCAACCTGAAAAAAGGCAGCATACCCATATATGAGCCGGGCCTTGAGGAGCTGGTGAAGATTAATGTCAAAAAAAAGAGGCTTTTCTTTACAACTAGCATTAAGGAAGCGCTCTCTAAATCTGAGGTAATATTTATTGCCGTAGGCACGCCTTCTTTGGATAACGGCGAAGCCGACCTTACCGGTGTTGAGAATGTAGCGCGTAATATAGCGCTGAATCTTTCCGGTTACCGTCTTATCGTTGAGAAATCTACCGTGCCGGTGGAAACGGGTAAATGGGTAAAACAGACTATCTCGGCCTATGTGAAACGAAAAGTAAAATTTGATATCGCCTCCAACCCGGAATTCTTAAGGGAAGGCCAGGCCATCAATGATTTTATGCATCCGGACAGGATTGTTATCGGCGTAGAATCAAAAAAGGCAAGGGATATACTGGCCGCTTTATATAAACCCCTGAATGTACCGCTGGTGGTAACGGATATTAAGTCCGCGGAATTGATAAAACATGCTTCTAACTCTTTTCTAGCCACTAAGATTTCTTTTATCAATGCCGTCTCCCAGGTTTGCGATAAAGTAGGGGCGGATGTAGCAGAGGTAGCGCAAGGCATGGGTTTGGATAAACGGATTGGACCGGGATTTTTGAATGCCGGCATAGGATACGGCGGGTCATGTTTTCCTAAGGACGTAGATGCCTTTGTAAATATCTCGGAAAAATTAGGCTGTAGTTTTGATTTGCTTAAGGCAGTCAGGGTTATTAACCAGCAGCAAAAAGAATTATTCTTAAACAAGGTTAAGGATGCCTTATGGATAATTAAAGATAAGACTATCGGGATATTAGGCCTGTCTTTTAAGCCAAACACCGACGATATCCGTAGCGCCCCGGCCATAGATATAATTAAGACCCTGCAATCAGAAGGCGCAAGAGTAAAGGTCTATGACCCTTGCGCAACGCAGAAGGCGAAGGAGGTATTGAAGGCGGTAACATTCTGTAAGGATTCCTACGAAGTTTGCCGGGGCAGCGATTGTTTATTGGTCCTTACGGAATGGGATGAATTCAAGGAGTTAGATTTTGTTAAGGTTAAGAAGTTACTCAAGAGGCCTTTTATCATAGACGGGCGTAATATCTACGACCCCCAGGGGTTGACTAAATTAGGCTTTAACTATATCGGTATTGGCAGGGCAGGAGCCTCTAAAAAATAA